The Streptomyces aurantiacus genome includes a region encoding these proteins:
- a CDS encoding MarR family winged helix-turn-helix transcriptional regulator — protein MSAAGAEPTQEGSLLLDDQLCFALYAASRAVTARYRPLLDELGLTYPQYLVMLVLWEQDAISVRDLGTALQLESSTLSPLLKRLEANGLLRRERRTEDERSVALRLTDAGAHLRERANAVPLAIGDAMGLSPEQDAMAKQLLRLLTANVTR, from the coding sequence GTGAGCGCTGCCGGAGCCGAACCGACGCAGGAGGGCTCACTCCTGCTGGACGACCAGCTCTGCTTCGCCCTCTACGCAGCCTCCCGGGCGGTCACCGCCCGCTACCGGCCACTGCTGGACGAGCTGGGACTGACGTACCCGCAGTACCTGGTCATGCTCGTCCTCTGGGAACAGGACGCGATCTCCGTACGGGACCTGGGCACCGCTCTGCAACTGGAGTCCAGCACCCTCTCGCCGCTCCTCAAGCGCCTGGAGGCGAACGGACTGCTGCGGCGCGAGCGCCGCACGGAGGACGAGCGCTCCGTCGCCCTGCGGCTCACCGACGCCGGAGCGCATCTTCGGGAACGGGCGAACGCGGTCCCCCTCGCGATCGGTGACGCCATGGGCCTGAGCCCCGAACAGGACGCCATGGCCAAGCAGTTGCTCCGCCTGCTCACCGCCAACGTCACACGCTGA
- a CDS encoding alpha/beta hydrolase — protein MTDTTGIRPVLEPAAAAFAEATANPPYLFDLGPAEGRKAVDEVQSGDIAKPAVDEEWITVPGGPTGQVRTRIVRPAGATGTLPVILYIHGAGWVFGNAHTHDRLVRELAVGTGAAVVFPEYELSPEARYPVAIEQNYTVARWVTTDGAGHGLDASRMAVAGDSVGGNMSAALTLMAKERGDVTLVQQVLFYPVTDAAFDTGSYRQFAEGYFLRRDAMQWFWDQYTTDEKQRAEITASPLRATTEQLTGLPPALVVTAEADVLRDEGEAYAGKLREAGVPVTAVRYQGVIHDFVMLDALAGTHAARAAVGQAVAVLRSALTAG, from the coding sequence ATGACCGACACGACCGGTATCCGTCCCGTCCTCGAACCCGCCGCCGCGGCCTTCGCCGAAGCGACCGCGAACCCGCCGTACCTCTTCGACCTCGGCCCCGCCGAAGGCCGCAAGGCCGTGGACGAGGTCCAGTCGGGCGACATCGCCAAGCCGGCCGTCGACGAGGAGTGGATCACCGTCCCCGGCGGCCCCACCGGCCAGGTCCGCACCCGGATCGTCCGCCCCGCGGGTGCCACCGGCACCCTTCCGGTGATCCTCTACATCCATGGCGCCGGCTGGGTCTTCGGCAACGCCCACACCCACGACCGCCTGGTGCGCGAACTGGCCGTCGGCACGGGCGCCGCGGTCGTCTTCCCCGAGTACGAACTCTCGCCCGAGGCGCGCTACCCCGTGGCCATCGAGCAGAACTACACCGTCGCCCGCTGGGTCACCACCGACGGCGCCGGCCACGGGCTCGACGCCTCCCGCATGGCGGTGGCGGGCGACTCCGTCGGCGGCAACATGAGCGCGGCCCTGACCCTCATGGCCAAGGAGCGCGGCGACGTCACGCTCGTCCAGCAGGTCCTCTTCTACCCGGTCACCGACGCAGCCTTCGACACCGGCTCCTACCGGCAGTTCGCCGAGGGCTACTTCCTGCGCCGCGACGCGATGCAGTGGTTCTGGGACCAGTACACGACCGACGAGAAGCAGCGCGCCGAGATCACCGCGTCCCCGCTGCGCGCCACCACCGAGCAGCTCACCGGTCTGCCGCCGGCCCTGGTCGTCACCGCCGAGGCCGACGTCCTGCGCGACGAGGGCGAGGCCTACGCCGGCAAGCTGCGCGAGGCCGGCGTCCCGGTCACCGCGGTCCGCTACCAGGGCGTCATCCACGACTTCGTGATGCTCGACGCCCTGGCCGGCACCCACGCGGCCCGCGCCGCCGTCGGCCAGGCCGTCGCCGTGCTGAGGAGCGCCCTGACCGCCGGCTGA
- a CDS encoding MarR family winged helix-turn-helix transcriptional regulator — protein sequence MSCGQGPGHRPDPLADQVLDTVETLVALWFDAAEDVTPSLSMRQLLALQTVRRRPELNLTALAEHLGIALPTASRLCGRLETAGLLQRTVQPHNRREVQLVVTPQGRRLLADVTERRSVCLAVVFDAMTPEERASMQRGLRAFHQAHSLLRAEPATQGQDTRPGEQR from the coding sequence GTGAGCTGCGGACAAGGCCCGGGTCACCGGCCCGACCCGCTCGCCGATCAGGTACTCGACACGGTGGAGACCCTGGTCGCGCTGTGGTTCGACGCGGCCGAGGACGTCACCCCCAGCCTGTCCATGCGGCAGCTGCTCGCACTGCAGACGGTCCGCCGCCGGCCGGAGCTCAACCTGACCGCACTGGCCGAGCACCTGGGCATAGCGCTGCCCACCGCGAGCCGGCTGTGCGGGCGGCTGGAGACCGCCGGCCTGCTGCAACGGACCGTTCAGCCGCACAACCGACGTGAGGTACAGCTGGTGGTCACCCCGCAGGGACGCCGCCTCCTGGCGGACGTCACCGAGCGCCGGTCCGTATGCCTCGCTGTCGTGTTCGACGCGATGACACCCGAGGAACGTGCCTCGATGCAGCGGGGGCTGCGCGCCTTCCACCAGGCCCATTCCCTCCTGCGGGCGGAGCCGGCCACGCAGGGGCAGGACACCCGGCCCGGGGAACAGCGGTGA
- a CDS encoding PP2C family protein-serine/threonine phosphatase — MTRTWHITTVTDAARARIDTARLAAAYGVPGMERTRLTAALSAHLRQCLTKGGTWRLDLAAATTPQDGRLRAEVTSCDDTGTEARTPWHMTVACAEGVEPTDLAGLVADDPETLAGALLGADEDTALVLRKLGEQEDLVAFHREELHQTNQGVLALHAELDAAGRTQRDLFAAERTARTEAENARRRLTFLADASAVLTASLNHDEIVRRLQSLLVPEYARSVDVWLFDGEDDERVHTPRPAAAVVAARSGRPQYAADHPGGLSGVDDQPPSALHPAVPLLCIPLPTRRSPLGVLILSPPGERWDADDAVMLIELTRRASTAMDNARRYEHNRDIAETLQRALLTDLPPTPGLRLAARYLPATHGLNIGGDWYDAFRQPDGSLITVIGDVTGHGLHAAVMMSQLRTALRAYAVDGGSPGQLLTRLHIFLHHLQPDLYATAVIARFHPEDPTLTWAAAGHPPPVLRTPDGQVHTLDAKPGAMLGIPLKQEIHDHTVTLTPGSTLALYTDGLVERRAQGIDPGIERLATALGTFRSADLDGDLDGSADSLLHPLLSDSERDDDVCLLLCHLHSRAAEMARPSPTGLSS, encoded by the coding sequence ATGACTCGTACCTGGCACATCACCACCGTCACCGACGCCGCACGGGCCCGAATCGACACGGCACGCCTGGCCGCCGCGTACGGCGTGCCCGGCATGGAGCGGACCCGTCTGACGGCCGCCCTCAGCGCGCACCTGCGGCAGTGCCTCACCAAGGGCGGCACGTGGCGGCTCGACCTGGCGGCGGCCACGACGCCGCAGGACGGCCGGCTGCGGGCCGAGGTGACCTCGTGCGACGACACGGGCACCGAGGCGCGGACACCGTGGCACATGACGGTCGCCTGCGCCGAGGGCGTGGAGCCGACGGACCTCGCCGGGCTCGTGGCGGACGACCCCGAGACACTGGCCGGGGCACTGCTGGGCGCCGACGAGGACACGGCCCTCGTCCTGCGGAAGCTCGGCGAGCAGGAGGACCTGGTCGCCTTCCACCGTGAGGAGCTCCACCAGACCAATCAGGGCGTGCTCGCCCTGCACGCCGAACTGGACGCGGCCGGCCGCACCCAGCGCGACCTGTTCGCGGCCGAGCGCACAGCGCGTACGGAAGCGGAGAACGCCCGGCGCAGGCTGACGTTCCTCGCCGATGCCAGTGCCGTGCTGACCGCTTCGCTCAACCACGACGAGATCGTCCGCCGTCTGCAGAGCCTCCTGGTTCCCGAGTACGCCCGCAGCGTCGACGTGTGGCTCTTCGACGGTGAGGACGACGAGCGGGTGCACACGCCTCGTCCCGCCGCTGCGGTCGTCGCGGCCCGCAGCGGGCGACCGCAGTACGCCGCGGACCATCCGGGCGGTCTGTCCGGCGTCGACGACCAGCCCCCGTCCGCGCTGCATCCCGCGGTGCCCCTGCTGTGTATTCCGCTGCCGACGCGACGGTCACCCCTGGGGGTGCTGATCCTCTCCCCGCCGGGTGAGCGGTGGGACGCCGACGACGCCGTCATGCTGATCGAACTCACCCGCCGTGCCAGCACCGCGATGGACAACGCCCGCCGCTACGAGCACAACCGGGACATCGCCGAGACCCTGCAGAGAGCCCTGCTCACGGACCTGCCCCCCACCCCTGGACTGCGTCTGGCCGCCCGGTACCTGCCGGCCACCCACGGTCTGAACATCGGCGGTGACTGGTACGACGCCTTCCGTCAGCCCGACGGCAGCCTGATCACCGTCATCGGCGACGTGACGGGACACGGGCTGCACGCCGCCGTCATGATGAGCCAGCTGCGCACGGCGCTGCGCGCGTACGCCGTCGACGGAGGCTCTCCCGGCCAGCTCCTCACCCGCCTGCACATCTTCCTGCACCACCTGCAGCCCGACCTGTACGCCACGGCCGTGATCGCACGCTTCCACCCCGAGGACCCGACCCTCACCTGGGCCGCCGCGGGCCACCCGCCGCCCGTGCTGCGTACCCCCGACGGGCAGGTGCACACGCTCGACGCCAAGCCCGGGGCGATGCTGGGCATCCCGCTGAAGCAGGAGATCCACGACCACACCGTGACCCTCACGCCCGGTTCGACCCTGGCCCTCTACACGGACGGTCTGGTGGAACGGCGTGCGCAGGGCATAGACCCGGGCATCGAGCGTCTGGCCACGGCGCTGGGAACCTTCCGGTCGGCCGACCTCGACGGGGACCTGGACGGCTCCGCCGACAGCCTCCTGCATCCGCTGCTGAGCGACTCCGAGCGGGACGACGACGTGTGTCTCCTGCTGTGTCATCTGCACAGCAGGGCGGCGGAGATGGCCCGGCCCTCCCCCACCGGGCTGTCCTCCTGA
- a CDS encoding ATP-binding SpoIIE family protein phosphatase: MPRVWDVPVHDSTRVRDARVAAELAAGLAGLDGRRTAAAALVATELATNLLKHGRGGQLLIENVAPATGPGVPGGMSVVQIAAIDHGPGMADVPAALRDGFSTASSLGAGLGACRRVTDDFELHSVPGRGTVALARVGAARTGGTADTSLPAAAAVRAGGVNVPFAGAEYSGDAWAWVRDGRRTTLMLADGLGHGPEAAFASSAAVEALHRSGHLPPAEMLRHLDTALRSTRGAAVAVAQLDADTGRLHFSGVGNIGARLRTGDGWRPLLSRPGIVGAHRPHTLPEQQVPWGADCLLVLHTDGLPSRWASPSDARLSSFDPAVIAAVTVREASSSARPVRDDTAVAVLAPTRPDRTP; this comes from the coding sequence ATGCCGCGGGTCTGGGACGTCCCGGTGCACGACTCGACGCGCGTGCGCGACGCCAGGGTCGCGGCGGAGCTCGCGGCCGGCCTCGCCGGTCTCGACGGCAGGCGCACCGCCGCGGCCGCCCTCGTGGCGACCGAGCTCGCCACGAACCTGCTCAAGCACGGGCGCGGAGGCCAGTTGCTCATAGAGAACGTGGCTCCGGCGACGGGGCCGGGCGTGCCCGGCGGCATGTCCGTCGTGCAGATCGCCGCGATCGACCACGGCCCCGGCATGGCCGACGTACCGGCAGCGCTGCGGGACGGCTTCTCCACGGCGTCCTCGCTCGGCGCCGGGCTCGGAGCGTGCCGGCGCGTCACCGACGACTTCGAGCTGCACAGCGTGCCGGGCCGGGGCACGGTCGCGCTGGCCAGGGTCGGTGCCGCCCGCACCGGTGGCACCGCGGACACTTCGCTGCCGGCCGCCGCCGCGGTACGGGCGGGTGGCGTGAACGTTCCCTTCGCCGGCGCCGAGTACTCGGGGGACGCCTGGGCGTGGGTCCGGGACGGCCGCCGCACCACCCTCATGCTGGCCGACGGGCTGGGCCACGGCCCCGAGGCCGCGTTCGCCTCGTCGGCGGCGGTCGAGGCGCTGCACCGCTCGGGCCACCTGCCGCCTGCGGAGATGCTCCGGCACCTCGACACGGCGCTCCGGTCGACCCGGGGCGCCGCGGTCGCCGTGGCCCAACTCGACGCCGACACGGGGCGACTGCACTTCTCCGGTGTCGGCAACATCGGTGCCCGGCTGCGCACGGGTGACGGCTGGCGGCCACTGCTGTCCCGTCCCGGCATCGTCGGAGCCCACCGGCCCCACACCCTCCCCGAACAGCAGGTGCCGTGGGGCGCCGACTGCCTGCTGGTCCTGCACACCGACGGCCTGCCCAGCCGGTGGGCCTCGCCCTCCGACGCGCGCCTCTCGTCCTTCGACCCTGCCGTGATCGCCGCCGTGACGGTGCGCGAGGCGAGCAGCTCCGCTCGGCCGGTAAGGGACGACACCGCCGTCGCCGTGCTGGCCCCCACCCGGCCGGACCGCACCCCATGA
- a CDS encoding anti-sigma regulatory factor, protein MQTAGCVDACLPIHSDMDLVWVRQHVRQSAAQLGFGLVEQTKLVTAASELARNTLVHGGGGQVEATCLTNGHVQGLRLVFSDEGPGIPDLDRALTDGFTSGDGLGMGLGGARRLVHEFAVDSSPSAGTKVTVTSWARRPPRPREEM, encoded by the coding sequence ATGCAGACAGCCGGCTGTGTCGACGCCTGCTTGCCGATCCACTCGGACATGGATCTGGTGTGGGTACGGCAGCACGTGCGGCAGAGTGCCGCTCAGCTCGGTTTCGGCTTGGTGGAGCAGACCAAGCTGGTCACCGCGGCGAGCGAGCTGGCCCGCAACACCCTGGTGCACGGCGGAGGCGGACAGGTGGAGGCCACCTGTCTGACGAACGGCCATGTCCAGGGGCTCCGCCTCGTCTTCTCCGACGAGGGCCCCGGCATCCCGGACCTCGACCGGGCCCTCACCGACGGCTTCACGTCCGGCGACGGCCTCGGGATGGGCCTGGGCGGTGCCCGGCGCCTGGTGCACGAGTTCGCGGTCGACAGCAGCCCCTCAGCGGGCACCAAGGTCACCGTGACGTCCTGGGCCCGGCGTCCGCCGCGCCCGCGTGAGGAGATGTGA
- a CDS encoding STAS domain-containing protein, translating into MTDAHSSPPWGHVPVLRLGDVLLVTLQGDLHDSTAEQLQQEISETIARSSATGVIIDISGVEIVDSFLGRVLAEIAAKARLLAARTVVAGMRPAVAITLVELGLTLPGLLTALSTEEALSLLAKETSTSRPSGTRQESP; encoded by the coding sequence GTGACGGACGCGCACTCCAGCCCTCCCTGGGGACACGTCCCGGTTCTCCGGCTCGGCGACGTCCTTCTGGTCACCCTCCAGGGCGATCTGCACGACAGTACGGCGGAGCAGCTCCAGCAGGAGATCAGCGAGACCATCGCGCGCAGCTCGGCGACCGGAGTGATCATCGACATCTCCGGTGTGGAGATCGTCGACTCCTTCCTGGGGCGTGTCCTGGCGGAGATCGCGGCGAAGGCCCGGCTCCTCGCGGCACGGACGGTCGTGGCGGGCATGCGGCCCGCGGTGGCGATCACCCTGGTGGAGCTGGGACTGACGCTGCCCGGCCTGCTGACCGCGCTCAGCACCGAGGAGGCCCTGAGCCTCCTGGCCAAGGAAACGTCGACATCCCGTCCCAGCGGCACACGCCAGGAGAGTCCGTGA
- a CDS encoding STAS domain-containing protein, translating into MPEHETAGQHGSPAQEVGDFLRRRREQIAQRWADAPLFRSVFTVSRDEAVEAGKAVIEALAAVAAAGRVEDTEAAGFTVVREQLTRTAAARSRAGAGPAQVSNEVDALRPPAVELLVADLPQAPAEYVRECATALTALMGTLRLVVMESALNEGRALIDRQRMELLEVATPVIKLWDGIVAVPLIGMLDSARSQVVMETLLDSVVEHHARFAILDITGVQTVDSLVAQHLMKTVAAARLMGAECVVSGIRPAIAQTIVHLGLDLGTVITRASLADALAYALDKQGTDIVNPAPYGAGTR; encoded by the coding sequence GTGCCGGAGCACGAAACGGCAGGACAGCACGGATCGCCCGCGCAGGAGGTCGGGGACTTCCTACGGCGTCGACGTGAGCAGATCGCCCAGCGGTGGGCCGACGCGCCGCTGTTCCGCTCGGTGTTCACCGTCTCCAGGGACGAGGCGGTGGAAGCGGGCAAGGCGGTGATCGAGGCGCTGGCCGCGGTGGCCGCGGCCGGACGTGTCGAGGACACCGAGGCGGCCGGTTTCACCGTGGTGCGCGAGCAGCTGACGAGGACGGCGGCCGCGCGGTCACGCGCCGGCGCCGGCCCCGCCCAGGTGTCCAACGAGGTGGACGCCCTGCGGCCGCCCGCCGTGGAACTCCTCGTGGCCGACCTGCCGCAGGCGCCGGCCGAGTACGTACGGGAGTGCGCCACCGCGCTGACCGCCCTGATGGGCACCCTGCGCCTGGTCGTCATGGAGTCGGCGCTGAACGAGGGCCGGGCCCTCATCGACCGGCAGCGGATGGAGCTGCTGGAGGTCGCCACCCCCGTCATCAAACTCTGGGACGGCATCGTGGCCGTGCCGCTGATCGGCATGCTCGACAGCGCCCGCAGCCAGGTCGTGATGGAGACGCTCCTCGACTCCGTCGTCGAGCACCACGCCCGGTTCGCGATCCTGGACATCACCGGCGTGCAGACCGTCGACTCGCTCGTGGCACAGCACCTGATGAAGACGGTCGCGGCCGCGCGGCTGATGGGAGCGGAGTGCGTCGTCTCCGGCATCCGGCCGGCCATCGCGCAGACCATCGTCCACCTCGGGCTCGACCTGGGCACGGTGATCACCCGTGCGAGCCTCGCCGACGCGTTGGCGTACGCCCTCGACAAGCAGGGCACCGACATCGTGAACCCGGCGCCCTACGGTGCGGGGACGCGGTGA
- a CDS encoding PP2C family protein-serine/threonine phosphatase: protein MNRFVAAERALRSAAPHQLLDAVREVLCGRYAAQEVELFMADYGLTVLQPVSAPPHTLAPLSVHTGPAGRAFGAQEPVTEECAGGAARVHLPVTVRGDRLGVLSVTLPSADTAAGCAAELGEVAEALGHEVVVAERDTDLYLQARRKDRLTLAAEMQWQLLPARSCAGPEYALGAQLQPAYAVFGDNFDWCATADHLMLYVTNGMGEGIEASLLTSLGINALRNARRAGIPIADQAALADQAIHAHYRGDAYLSVLLLDLELSTGRLQVVDAGSPQMLRLRDRTVTAVDFDAQLPLGMFEESDYVAQEFTIEPGDRLVFVSDGVHAVAGPGGERYGDRALARAISSTSLVPPAEVPGAVLRELTGHRGGPEPDDDALVVCLDWYGGQPEP, encoded by the coding sequence GTGAACAGATTCGTGGCAGCCGAGCGCGCACTGCGCTCCGCGGCTCCGCACCAGTTGCTGGACGCGGTCCGGGAGGTGCTGTGCGGCCGCTACGCGGCGCAGGAGGTCGAACTCTTCATGGCCGACTACGGACTGACCGTGCTGCAGCCCGTGTCCGCGCCGCCCCACACACTGGCCCCCCTGTCCGTGCACACCGGTCCCGCCGGCCGGGCCTTCGGGGCCCAGGAGCCCGTCACCGAGGAGTGCGCGGGCGGCGCGGCGCGCGTCCACCTGCCCGTGACCGTGCGCGGCGACAGGCTGGGGGTCCTGTCCGTCACCCTGCCCTCCGCGGACACGGCCGCCGGGTGTGCGGCCGAACTGGGGGAGGTGGCGGAGGCCCTGGGCCACGAGGTGGTCGTCGCCGAGCGTGACACCGACCTGTACCTCCAGGCGCGGCGCAAGGACCGGCTCACGCTCGCGGCGGAGATGCAGTGGCAGCTGCTGCCGGCGCGCTCCTGCGCCGGTCCCGAGTACGCGCTGGGCGCCCAACTGCAGCCCGCCTACGCCGTCTTCGGCGACAACTTCGACTGGTGCGCCACCGCCGACCACCTGATGCTGTACGTCACCAACGGCATGGGCGAAGGCATCGAGGCCTCGCTGCTGACCAGCCTGGGCATCAACGCGCTGCGCAACGCACGCAGGGCGGGCATCCCCATCGCGGACCAGGCGGCCCTGGCCGACCAGGCGATCCACGCCCACTACCGCGGTGACGCGTATCTGTCCGTGCTGCTGCTGGACCTCGAGCTGTCCACCGGCCGCCTGCAGGTCGTCGACGCCGGTTCACCGCAGATGCTGCGCCTGCGCGACAGGACTGTCACGGCCGTCGACTTCGACGCGCAGCTTCCGCTGGGCATGTTCGAGGAATCCGACTACGTCGCCCAGGAGTTCACCATCGAGCCCGGCGACCGGCTCGTTTTCGTCAGCGACGGGGTCCACGCGGTCGCGGGGCCGGGCGGCGAGAGGTACGGCGACCGCGCGCTGGCCCGGGCCATCTCGTCGACGAGCCTGGTGCCGCCGGCCGAGGTCCCCGGGGCGGTCCTGAGGGAACTCACCGGTCACCGCGGGGGGCCCGAGCCGGACGACGACGCGCTGGTCGTCTGTCTCGACTGGTACGGAGGGCAGCCGGAGCCCTAG
- a CDS encoding MarR family transcriptional regulator, whose protein sequence is MTSEAAELLEVLWGRASTAPVSASQLRVLFILEHNEGINLRTLADALGSTPPSTSRLCDRLQAVGFVERRPGATSRRELRLYLSRRGRAFLTDLRSRRERALQSVLEQMPAVRRTQLLQGLMAFCAAAAQEIHDDAAADVRTA, encoded by the coding sequence GTGACCTCCGAAGCGGCGGAGCTGCTCGAGGTCCTGTGGGGGCGCGCCTCGACAGCGCCCGTCTCGGCGTCCCAGCTGCGCGTGCTGTTCATCCTTGAGCACAACGAGGGCATCAACCTGCGCACGCTCGCGGACGCCCTGGGGTCCACGCCCCCGTCGACCAGCCGGCTGTGCGACCGCCTCCAGGCCGTGGGGTTCGTCGAACGCAGGCCAGGCGCGACCAGCCGCCGCGAACTGCGGCTGTACCTCAGCCGCCGGGGGCGTGCGTTCCTGACCGACCTGCGCTCGCGCCGCGAGCGGGCGCTGCAGTCCGTGCTGGAGCAGATGCCGGCGGTACGACGGACCCAGCTGCTGCAGGGCCTGATGGCGTTCTGCGCCGCCGCGGCGCAGGAGATCCACGACGACGCCGCCGCCGACGTCAGGACGGCCTGA
- a CDS encoding STAS domain-containing protein, whose protein sequence is MSIAQNPLSVEVTLPREGVVLLTVEGHLDIDTATGLQHHLANQFQHGRRHFLLDLASVPFMDSSGMNIIIRAYQQTRESGGSVHIVSPAPAVRRVLDLTGVSITVPISDSVEDALALVEKQQGEPSA, encoded by the coding sequence GTGTCCATAGCCCAGAACCCGTTGTCCGTCGAGGTCACTCTGCCGCGCGAGGGAGTCGTCCTGCTCACGGTCGAGGGCCACTTGGACATCGACACCGCGACGGGACTGCAGCATCACCTGGCGAACCAGTTCCAGCACGGCCGTCGCCACTTCCTGCTGGACCTCGCGTCGGTTCCCTTCATGGACTCGTCCGGTATGAACATCATCATCCGGGCGTACCAGCAGACCCGCGAATCCGGGGGAAGCGTGCACATCGTCTCGCCGGCTCCGGCCGTGCGACGGGTCCTCGACCTCACGGGTGTGAGCATCACCGTCCCCATCTCGGACAGTGTCGAGGACGCACTCGCCCTCGTGGAGAAGCAGCAGGGCGAGCCCAGCGCCTGA